A stretch of Strix aluco isolate bStrAlu1 chromosome 16, bStrAlu1.hap1, whole genome shotgun sequence DNA encodes these proteins:
- the SYT12 gene encoding synaptotagmin-12 yields the protein MDNGHISRYRSSVATSPPRWEIGIYAAGALVLLGVAAINLWKLWRSGSYPAPSPFPNYDYRYLEQKYGAAYSDVKHKRGMAPGSQRALDKTSPPRKTSLRADDTFESINELGSLELMSKDLGLAPYGPLKKSISADSLSSISSIGNNFGQDFTVGQVEVSMEYDGKAATLHVMLLQGKDLLEKEDARFESCFMRISLLPAEQIVGISRIQRSAYAVAFDERFSIPLDPAALEENSLRFSVFGIDEDERNVSTGVAELKLSDLDLATRPFNAWLYLQDMNKAVDTVGEILLSLSYLPTAERLTVVVVKAKNLVWTNGKGTADPFVKVYLLQDGRKISKKKTAVKRDDTNPVFNEAMIFSVPAIVLQDLSLRVTVAECGEDGHADNTGHVLIGPAASGMGITHWNQMLATLRKPVSMWHPLRRN from the exons ATGGACAACGGGCACATCAGCAGGTACCGCTCAAGCG TCGCCACGAGTCCGCCGCGGTGGGAGATCGGCATCTACGCCGCCGGCGCCttggtgctgctgggggtggctgCCATCAACCTCTGGAAGCTCTGGCGCTCCGGCAGCTACCCGgcaccttcccccttccccaacTACGACTACCGGTACCTGGAGCAGAAGTATGGGGCGGCGTATTCCGACGTCAAACACAAG CGAGGGATGGCCCCGGGCTCGCAGAGAGCACTGGATAAGACCTCACCCCCCCGCAAGACCAGCCTGCGGGCGGACGACACCTTCGAGAGCATTAACGAGCTGGGGAGCCTGGAGCTGATGAGCAAAGACCTGGGCCTGGCCCCCTACGGCCCCTTGAAGAAATCCATCTCGGCCGACTCcctcagctccatctcctccatCGGAAACAACTTTGGGCAGGATTTCACGGTGGGGCAGGTGGAGGTGTCCATGGAGTACGACGGGAAGGCGGCCACCTTGCACGTGATGCTGCTGCAGGGCAAGGACCTGCTGGAGAAGGAGGACGCTCGCTTCGAGTCCTGCTTCATGCGCATCAGCCTGCTCCCGGCCGAGCAGATCGTTGGCATCTCCCGG ATTCAGCGGAGTGCCTACGCTGTGGCCTTTGACGAGCGCTTCTCCATCCCGCTGGACCCGGCAGCGCTGGAGGAGAACAGCCTCCGCTTCTCTGTCTTTGGCATCGACGAGGACGAGAGGAACGTCAGCACCGGCGTGGCCGAGCTCAAGCTCTCCGACCTGGACCTGGCCACGCGTCCCTTCAACGCTTGGCTCTACCTGCAGGACATGAACAag GCGGTGGACACGGTGGGGGAGATCCTGCTCTCCCTGAGCTACCTGCCCACGGCCGAGCGCCTGACGGTGGTGGTGGTCAAGGCCAAGAACCTTGTGTGGACCAACGGCAAAGGGACCGCAG ATCCCTTCGTCAAGGTGTACCTGCTGCAGGACGGGAGGAAGATCAGCAAGAAGAAGACAGCGGTGAAGCGGGATGACACCAACCCCGTCTTCAATGAGGCCATGATCTTCTCGGTGCCAGCCATCGTGCTCCAG GACCTGTCCCTGCGGGTGACGGTGGCCGAGTGCGGCGAGGACGGCCATGCTGACAACACAGGCCATGTCCTCATCGGCCCGGCGGCCAGTGGGATGGGCATCACGCACTGGAACCAGATGCTGGCCACGCTGAGGAAGCCTGTCTCCATGTGGCACCCGCTCCGGCGGAACTAG